In Rhododendron vialii isolate Sample 1 chromosome 9a, ASM3025357v1, the following are encoded in one genomic region:
- the LOC131301220 gene encoding putative receptor-like protein kinase At3g47110, with translation MKFSNSLAPLNLLLPHILLISCVSNLFMGFPSAFAQSGNETDRLALLDIKAKITHDPLGILNSWNDSTHFCLWHGVTCGARHRRVTALDLRSQKLAGPISPHVGNLSFLRALNLQNNTLGPEIPMELGNLRRLQILRLHNNSITGEIPVNISACSNLVRISLANNKLVGNIPAQLGFLSRLEMPRLHRIVVSLNHLGNGKNDDSSFFSSLINVTSLEELAVDGNNLEGVLPESISNFSTILSKMNLAENFMFGSIPVGLGNLIQLETINMGGNQFSGNIPNGIGNLHKLKVLNISDNKLLGNIPSSLGNLSMLINFNLGGNNLQGTIPSSLGNCRNLARLELAKNKLSGTLPAEALGIVTLVVFDVSQNNLTGSLPVEVGNLINLEKLDVSENMFSGEIPSSLSRCVRVERLYMQGNLFSGAIPSLLSSLRGIQFLDLSHNNLSGEIPDYLEEFKFLQSLNLSFNDFEGSVPTEGVFENTSAISVLGNENLCGGVEELDLPTCIIEGSTKKTLSLTVIISLYSPRNYSTLSMFGIICLVSKKRNKAFANSTRKFTFEGVLPKSP, from the exons ATGAAATTCAGTAATTCTTTGGCACCTTTGAATCTCCTTCTACCTCATATACTTCTCATTTCCTGTGTCAGCAACTTGTTCATGGGATTCCCATCTGCCTTTGCTCAATCAGGAAATGAAACAGATAGACTAGCCCTGCTTGATATCAAAGCAAAGATAACCCATGATCCTCTGGGAATTCTCAACTCATGGAATGACTCCACCCACTTCTGCCTGTGGCATGGTGTCACGTGCGGGGCCCGCCACCGGAGGGTCACCGCGCTCGACCTCCGGTCTCAAAAACTAGCGGGGCCCATTTCGCCTCATGTAGGGAACTTGAGCTTTCTCAGGGCCTTGAATCTCCAAAACAACACCTTGGGTCCTGAAATCCCCATGGAACTTGGAAACTTGAGGAGACTCCAGATTTTACGGCTACACAATAACTCCATCACCGGAGAGATACCCGTTAACATATCCGCATGTTCTAACCTCGTTCGAATCAGTTTGGCTAATAACAAGTTGGTGGGGAACATTCCGGCTCAGCTCGGATTCTTGTCAAGGCTGGAG ATGCCTAGGCTTCACCGGATAGTCGTGTCCCTCAATCATTTAGGAAACGGGAAAAATGACGACTCGAGTTTCTTCTCCTCGTTGATCAATGTGACCAGTTTAGAGGAATTGGCAGTGGATGGGAACAACTTAGAAGGGGTGTTGCCTGAATCAATCAGTAATTTTTCAACTATCCTTTCGAAGATGAATTTGGCCGAGAATTTTATGTTTGGAAGCATTCCAGTTGGGCTAGGGAATCTGATTCAATTGGAGACTATAAATATGGGTGGAAACCAATTCAGTGGCAATATCCCAAATGGCATTGGAAATCTGCATAAGCTGAAGGTATTGAACATATCTGACAACAAATTACTTGGAAACATTCCTTCCTCTCTAGGAAACTTGAGTATGTTGATCAACTTCAATCTTGGAGGAAATAATCTTCAAGGGACCATTCCTTCAAGTCTAGGGAACTGCCGAAATTTGGCTAGATTGGAACTTGCTAAAAACAAACTTAGTGGTACCTTGCCCGCTGAAGCACTTGGTATCGTGACTCTAGTTGTTTTCGACGTATCTCAAAACAATTTGACTGGTTCCTTGCCTGTGGAAGTCGGAAATTTGATCAATCTGGAAAAATTGGATGTTTCTGAGAACATGTTTTCCGGGGAAATCCCCAGCAGTCTTAGTCGCTGTGTACGAGTGGAGAGACTATATATGCAGGGGAACTTATTTTCTGGAGCAATTCCTTCACTTTTGAGTTCTTTGAGAGGTATTCAGTTTTTAGACCTTTCTCACAACAATTTGTCAGGAGAAATTCCAGATTATCTAGAGGAATTCAAATTCTTGCAAAGTCTTAATCTCTCTTTTAATGACTTTGAGGGTTCTGTACCAACAGAAGGTGTTTTTGAAAACACAAGTGCGATATCAGTACTTGGTAATGAAAATCTCTGTGGTGGCGTCGAAGAACTAGACCTCCCCACATGCATTATTGAAGGCTCTACCAAGAAAACATTGAGTCTTACTGTGATAATTTCTCTTTACTCTCCCAGGAATTATAGTACTCTCTCTATGTTTGGTAttatttgtttggtttcaaaGAAGAGGAATAAGGCCTTCGCCAATAGCACTAGAAAATTCACTTTTGAAGGTGTCTTACCAAAATCTCCTTGA
- the LOC131301224 gene encoding receptor kinase-like protein Xa21: protein MVVAVKVFKLVDDPRASKSFKSECEALRNIRHRNLVKILTACSSIDHQGNEFKALVYEFMENGNLEEWLHLKGRERKLCFLQRLNIAIDVACAVDYLHHDCETPIIHCDLKPSNVLLDADMTAHVGDFGLSRFVLQQRSDSSNSQTLSVGVRGSVGYAAPEYGMGSRMSTQGDVYSYGILLLEMFTGRRPTDEMFKDNLSLHSFAEMALPERVEEIADPILLEHEREEKESAVVEASKNAMDQCNDNNVSRKTIEECLVSVFRIGVACSVELPRERLDMGDVVAKLQWIKNSLIGGREVHSHMHHESAKEN, encoded by the exons ATGGTTGTTGCTGTGAAAGTTTTTAAACTAGTTGATGACCCTAGAGCATCAAAGAGCTTCAAATCCGAGTGCGAGGCATTGAGGAACATTAGGCACCGAAATCTAGTGAAGATACTCACAGCTTGTTCTAGTATTGATCACCAAGGAAACGAATTCAAGGCTCTGGTTTACGAGTTCATGGAAAATGGTAATTTAGAGGAGTGGTTGCATCTAAAAGGTAGGGAAAGGAAATTGTGTTTTCTTCAAAGACTAAACATCGCCATCGATGTTGCTTGTGCGGTGGATTATCTTCATCACGATTGCGAAACACCAATAATTCACTGTGATCTCAAGCCAAGCAATGTTCTTCTCGATGCTGATATGACTGCCCATGTTGGGGACTTTGGGTTATCAAGATTCGTTCTGCAACAAAGAAGCGACTCTTCCAACAGTCAAACACTCTCAGTAGGGGTCAGAGGATCTGTTGGCTATGCTGCTCCAG AGTATGGAATGGGAAGTCGCATGTCAACACAAGGTGATGTTTACAGCTATGGCATTCTCTTGTTGGAGATGTTCACGGGAAGAAGACCCACTGATGAGATGTTTAAGGACAATCTAAGCCTTCATAGCTTTGCTGAAATGGCTTTGCCAGAAAGAGTGGAGGAAATCGCAGATCCAATACTTCTTGAACATGaaagggaggagaaggagtcgGCGGTGGTGGAGGCAAGCAAAAACGCAATGGATCAATGTAATGACAACAATGTTAGCAGAAAGACAATCGAAGAGTGCTTGGTTTCGGTGTTCAGAATTGGGGTTGCCTGTTCAGTGGAATTACCAAGGGAGAGATTGGATATGGGTGATGTTGTAGCAAAGTTGCAATGGATCAAGAACAGTCTGATTGGAGGCAGAGAGGTGCATTCACATATGCACCACGAGTCAGCTAAGGAAAACTAA